Proteins encoded together in one Sphingomonas radiodurans window:
- a CDS encoding putative quinol monooxygenase codes for MLLIVGTFRIPIDNIGSARPIMQQMIAASRSEPGCVEYGYAADVFDPGLIHVKELWVDQPSLDRHFASAHIAQWRAAWPALGIGERDLRVYDVGEPRKT; via the coding sequence ATGCTGCTGATCGTCGGAACCTTCCGCATTCCCATCGACAATATCGGATCCGCCCGGCCGATCATGCAGCAGATGATTGCCGCCAGCCGAAGCGAACCCGGCTGCGTCGAATATGGCTACGCCGCGGACGTCTTCGATCCCGGCCTCATCCACGTGAAGGAGCTTTGGGTCGATCAACCCTCGCTCGATCGCCACTTCGCCTCCGCGCACATCGCGCAATGGCGCGCTGCGTGGCCGGCGCTCGGCATCGGGGAGCGCGATTTGCGCGTCTATGACGTCGGCGAACCGCGCAAGACCTGA
- a CDS encoding TonB-dependent siderophore receptor, with protein MSLLIALLASAAAPLPAPADADPRTDDIVVTGQRTEGGDEYGVATQRTATRLSLSQRETPQSVSVVTRAQIDDFRLNDVNSLLTTVPGISVFQSDTDRVYFSARGFDIQTFQLDGIGLPFAFGIQTGSIDTAIFDRVEVVRGAPGLLSSTGNPAAVVNFVRKRPYRELKASASAQYGSFDNLRLDADVSVPLTKDGSVRARAVGVYNDTGSYLDRYGLKRWTGYGIVEADLGPNTVIAAGYGHQDHKSQGAMWGAIPIYYTDGTRLDLDSSANYAPEWSSWGVIERQIFGDLTHDFGNGWTGKLSVLRRAISEDDTLFYVYGNPDRTTGLGILSYPGAFKGQTRNLTIDGYLSGKVAVGGREHDVMVGLQRGAERYRQFSSYDNSQIGIALPLDTFFDGNFPKPNFPTPYDLSLNTHTVRESAYGLVRLNLADPVKLMLGGNYTRATSEGVSYGTAQNYRRARFSPFVGATFDLTPTISAYASFATIFRPQIELNAANEILPAVEGDNLEAGLKGAWNDGRLYASAAVFRAQQKNTAFGRFDATLGRTVFTPVDATSQGVELEFGGELAPGLQATGGFTAMRIRDEDDQPERTFVPRNIGRLNLTYSPPSFTALKVGTSIQYQSSFYFEPGSVSTTTGEPIRLTQGGYALVDLLARYDLTERLTLSANLRNVTNAKYINSLTFDQGFYGAPRSILGTITVRY; from the coding sequence ATGTCCTTGTTGATTGCGCTGCTGGCCTCGGCCGCCGCCCCATTGCCAGCGCCGGCCGATGCCGACCCGCGCACCGACGATATCGTCGTCACCGGGCAACGCACCGAAGGTGGCGACGAATATGGCGTCGCGACGCAGCGCACGGCGACCAGGCTGTCGCTGAGCCAGCGCGAGACGCCGCAATCGGTGAGCGTCGTCACGCGCGCACAGATCGACGATTTCCGGCTCAACGACGTCAATTCGCTGCTGACCACTGTGCCCGGCATCAGCGTGTTTCAGTCGGACACCGACCGCGTGTATTTCTCGGCGCGCGGGTTCGACATCCAGACCTTCCAGCTCGACGGCATCGGCCTGCCGTTCGCGTTCGGCATCCAGACTGGATCGATCGACACCGCAATCTTCGATCGCGTCGAAGTGGTGCGCGGCGCGCCGGGGCTGCTTTCATCGACCGGCAACCCGGCGGCGGTGGTCAACTTCGTGCGCAAGCGGCCGTATCGCGAGCTGAAGGCATCGGCGAGCGCGCAATACGGCTCGTTCGACAACCTGCGGCTGGACGCGGACGTGAGCGTGCCACTGACCAAGGACGGATCGGTCCGCGCGCGCGCCGTCGGGGTCTATAACGATACCGGGAGCTATCTCGATCGCTACGGCCTGAAGCGTTGGACCGGCTATGGCATCGTCGAGGCCGATCTGGGGCCGAACACCGTCATCGCGGCGGGCTATGGCCATCAGGATCACAAGAGCCAGGGCGCAATGTGGGGCGCGATCCCGATCTATTATACCGACGGGACGCGGCTCGATCTCGACAGCAGCGCCAATTATGCGCCGGAATGGTCGAGCTGGGGCGTGATCGAGCGCCAGATCTTCGGCGACTTGACGCATGACTTCGGCAACGGCTGGACCGGCAAGCTTTCGGTGTTGCGGCGCGCGATCAGCGAGGACGACACGCTGTTCTACGTCTACGGCAATCCCGATCGCACGACGGGGCTCGGGATCCTCAGCTATCCCGGCGCCTTCAAGGGGCAGACGCGCAACCTGACGATCGACGGTTATCTCAGCGGCAAGGTGGCGGTCGGCGGGCGCGAGCATGACGTGATGGTCGGGCTGCAGCGCGGCGCGGAACGCTATCGGCAATTTTCGAGCTACGATAACAGCCAGATCGGTATCGCGCTGCCGCTCGACACCTTCTTCGACGGCAACTTCCCCAAGCCCAATTTTCCGACTCCGTACGATCTGAGCCTGAACACGCACACCGTGCGCGAGAGCGCTTATGGCCTCGTCCGGCTGAACCTCGCCGATCCGGTGAAGCTGATGCTCGGCGGCAATTACACGCGCGCGACCAGCGAGGGCGTGTCATACGGCACCGCGCAAAATTATCGCCGCGCGCGCTTCTCGCCGTTCGTCGGCGCGACGTTCGACCTGACGCCGACGATCAGCGCCTATGCGAGCTTCGCGACGATCTTCCGCCCGCAGATCGAACTCAACGCTGCGAACGAAATCCTGCCGGCGGTGGAAGGCGACAATCTCGAGGCCGGGCTGAAGGGAGCGTGGAACGACGGGCGGCTCTATGCGAGCGCGGCTGTCTTCCGGGCGCAGCAGAAGAATACCGCGTTCGGCCGGTTCGACGCCACGCTCGGGCGCACCGTCTTCACGCCGGTCGATGCCACGTCGCAGGGAGTCGAGCTGGAATTCGGCGGCGAGCTGGCGCCGGGGCTGCAAGCGACCGGCGGCTTCACCGCGATGCGCATCCGTGACGAGGACGACCAGCCCGAGCGCACCTTCGTGCCGCGCAACATCGGCCGGCTGAACCTCACCTATTCGCCGCCGTCGTTCACCGCGCTGAAGGTCGGCACGTCGATCCAGTATCAGAGCAGCTTCTATTTCGAGCCGGGCAGCGTTTCGACGACCACGGGTGAGCCGATCCGGCTGACGCAGGGCGGCTATGCGCTGGTCGATCTGCTCGCGCGCTACGATCTGACCGAGCGGCTGACGCTGAGCGCCAATTTGCGCAACGTGACGAACGCCAAGTACATCAATTCGCTGACGTTCGATCAGGGCTTCTACGGTGCGCCGCGATCGATCCTCGGCACGATCACCGTGCGGTACTGA
- a CDS encoding OmpA family protein has product MVLLPGDVLFDFNKATIRPDARPTLDKVAQLIKAQNPPSTAIEGHSDSKGDDAYNQRLSEQRATAVRDYLISVQTVDGTKLATKGLGELKPVAPNMKPDGADDEAGRQRNRRVEVVLGK; this is encoded by the coding sequence TTGGTATTGCTGCCGGGCGACGTGCTGTTCGACTTCAACAAGGCGACGATCCGCCCCGACGCGCGGCCGACGCTCGACAAGGTTGCCCAGCTCATCAAGGCGCAGAACCCGCCCAGCACCGCGATCGAGGGCCACTCCGACAGCAAGGGCGACGATGCCTATAACCAGCGGCTGTCGGAACAGCGCGCCACCGCGGTGCGCGATTATCTCATCTCGGTGCAAACGGTGGACGGCACCAAGCTCGCCACCAAGGGGCTAGGTGAATTGAAGCCGGTCGCGCCCAATATGAAGCCCGACGGCGCGGATGACGAAGCGGGTCGACAGCGCAATCGACGCGTCGAGGTAGTGCTTGGCAAGTAG
- a CDS encoding putative bifunctional diguanylate cyclase/phosphodiesterase, giving the protein MKVIAHALRHDNQIGNSQTGRRLITDRARTDGLEAVLSRARVGILHRDFDRHVLLVNNAFCAIVGRSPADLEGVPFEHFTHPDDLERSLKKYSDQLALAEPFEIEKRYIRPDGSFVWCNVHVSFVLDPDGCPLSTITIVSDITARREAETALRNSEERFRLAAQAAGLGIWDYDAVRNRREWSPEFKSMLGLRADVTPSVATALALVVPEDRPLLQALVDSAQAGDTSARFEVVLRVDRADDGARRWMRTDGWRIHAPSGQLERVLVTIRDVTDERTAEERIRWTASHDALTRIANRPFFTEQLEAAITRAKDGSQISLVLLDVDHLKEVNDTIGHDAGDVLLRVFAHRLKRAFGYKAVVGRLGGDEFAVLLEGVARDEVAMLVERALETLRQPFEHEGYACDTQATAGASVYPNDGTTAADLLKSADIALYVGKNGRRGELSMFEPVMRAGIQRRASMLNMARIAIRDELVVPFYQPKLSLETRRVVGFEALLRWRHAKLGIQGPDTIAPAFDDFGLALGLSDRMLECVARDLRRWLDDGIDPGRIAVNMSPAEFRHDQLVERVLEPFARWGVPYERIELEITETVLLDRDTDRVGAMLARFRDKGVTIALDDFGTGFASLTHLKTFPVDVLKIDKSFVTNLCDGTEDAAIVDSMIDLARRLKIDVVAEGIEGEEQARYLTAQGCGYAQGYLFGRPAPADTVPGLLAPLM; this is encoded by the coding sequence ATGAAGGTGATTGCGCATGCGCTGCGGCATGACAACCAGATTGGCAACAGCCAGACCGGTCGGCGCCTGATCACCGACCGGGCACGTACCGATGGGCTGGAGGCGGTGCTCAGTCGCGCGCGCGTCGGTATCCTGCACCGCGATTTCGATCGTCACGTGTTGCTGGTCAACAATGCGTTCTGCGCGATCGTTGGGCGCTCGCCTGCGGATCTGGAGGGGGTGCCGTTTGAGCATTTCACGCATCCCGACGATCTCGAACGATCACTTAAGAAGTATAGCGATCAACTGGCACTGGCGGAGCCGTTCGAGATCGAGAAGCGCTATATTCGCCCGGACGGTTCGTTCGTCTGGTGCAATGTCCATGTGTCGTTCGTGCTCGATCCTGATGGCTGTCCGCTCTCGACCATCACGATCGTGTCGGACATCACGGCCCGTCGCGAAGCGGAAACCGCGCTGCGTAACAGCGAGGAACGCTTTCGTCTCGCCGCACAAGCCGCAGGGCTCGGCATCTGGGATTATGACGCGGTGCGCAATCGCCGCGAATGGTCGCCCGAGTTCAAGTCGATGCTTGGCCTGCGCGCGGATGTCACGCCGAGCGTCGCGACCGCGCTGGCGCTGGTGGTGCCCGAGGATCGGCCGCTGCTCCAGGCTTTGGTCGACTCCGCGCAGGCTGGCGACACGAGCGCGCGCTTCGAGGTCGTCCTGCGGGTCGATCGGGCCGACGATGGCGCGCGGCGCTGGATGCGTACCGACGGCTGGCGCATCCATGCGCCGTCCGGCCAATTGGAGCGCGTGCTGGTCACGATCCGCGACGTGACCGACGAGCGCACCGCCGAGGAGCGGATTCGCTGGACCGCGAGCCACGACGCACTGACGCGCATCGCCAACCGCCCGTTCTTCACCGAACAGCTCGAAGCGGCGATCACGCGGGCGAAGGACGGCAGTCAGATCAGCCTCGTGCTGCTCGACGTCGATCACCTCAAGGAAGTGAACGATACGATCGGCCACGATGCCGGCGATGTGCTGCTGCGCGTCTTCGCGCACCGCCTGAAGCGCGCGTTCGGGTATAAGGCGGTCGTCGGGCGGCTGGGCGGCGACGAGTTCGCGGTGCTGCTCGAAGGCGTCGCGCGCGACGAGGTTGCGATGCTGGTCGAGCGGGCGCTGGAGACGCTTCGCCAGCCGTTCGAGCATGAAGGCTATGCGTGCGACACGCAGGCAACGGCGGGCGCGTCGGTCTATCCGAACGATGGGACGACGGCGGCCGATCTGCTCAAATCGGCGGATATTGCGCTGTACGTCGGCAAGAACGGCCGGCGTGGCGAACTGTCGATGTTCGAGCCGGTGATGCGCGCGGGGATCCAGCGGCGCGCCTCGATGCTCAACATGGCGCGGATCGCGATCCGCGACGAACTGGTGGTGCCCTTCTATCAGCCCAAGCTGTCGCTCGAGACGCGGCGCGTGGTCGGGTTCGAGGCGCTGCTGCGTTGGCGTCATGCCAAATTGGGTATCCAAGGGCCCGACACGATCGCCCCCGCCTTCGACGATTTCGGCCTCGCGCTGGGGCTGAGCGATCGCATGCTGGAGTGCGTCGCACGCGATCTGCGCCGGTGGCTCGACGATGGGATCGATCCGGGCCGAATCGCGGTCAATATGTCGCCGGCCGAATTCCGGCACGATCAGCTTGTCGAACGTGTCCTGGAGCCATTCGCGCGGTGGGGCGTGCCGTATGAACGGATCGAACTCGAGATCACCGAAACCGTCCTGCTCGATCGCGACACCGATCGCGTCGGCGCCATGCTCGCGCGTTTCCGGGACAAGGGCGTGACGATCGCGCTCGATGATTTCGGCACTGGCTTCGCGTCGCTCACTCATCTCAAGACGTTCCCGGTGGACGTGCTCAAGATCGACAAGAGCTTCGTCACCAACCTGTGCGACGGGACCGAGGATGCCGCGATCGTCGATTCGATGATCGATCTGGCGCGGCGCCTGAAGATCGATGTCGTCGCGGAGGGCATCGAAGGCGAGGAACAGGCGCGGTACCTCACTGCGCAGGGCTGCGGATACGCGCAGGGCTATCTGTTCGGCCGTCCGGCGCCGGCCGATACCGTGCCCGGTCTGCTCGCGCCCTTGATGTAA
- a CDS encoding ATP-binding protein, giving the protein MPEPLSDGSPDLAFIAGGGTMGALIRAHDWARTPLGAPTAWPQSLRSALSICLHSSFPTAIYWGPELRLLYNDAWAPIPAERHPGALGQPANEVWSDIWSVVGPQFAAVMRDGQGFATFDQLLPMMRGGAVRETYWNYSFTPIYGESGKVEGVLNQGHETTERILFERDREAAAARQRRLFEQAPGFITILNGPTHVFEFVNETYCKLAGRRDFVGKTIREVFPELAGQGFYEWLDEVYQTGERFVAERVPIVLDYPGAPIGERYLDFIYEPVTDETGRVTGIFCEGFDVTATHLAEQSLREQSNALETLYTVGAALTGELDLERLIQMVTDSGVELTGAKYGSYFHNVMDETGERLHLFTLSGATREDFTKLGRPRATGVFGPTFRNEGVIRSRDILVDPRYGHLGPHHGMPVGHLPVRSYLAVSVVSRTGLVLGGLLFGHPEPDRFTDEHERLILALAAQAAVAIDNARLFQEVQTVNETLEQRVVERTAELADAHEALRQAQKMEAVGQLTGGIAHDFNNLLAGISGSLEIIERRLSQGRTDGLDRFINGAQTSAQRAAALTQRLLAFSRRQTLDPKPTDVNRLVFGMEDLISRTVGPAIKVEVVGAGGLWPAKVDAAQLESALLNLAINARDAMPEGGRLTIETANKWLDDRASRERDLPAGQYLSICVTDTGSGIPDTIIDRIFDPFFTTKPIGQGTGLGLSMIHGFVRQSGGQVRVYTEQDHGTTMCIYLPRYSGDLVDDGEPTGEDIAEAGAGETVLVIDDEATVRMLIVEVLQEAGYTAIEADDGPSGLRILQSDTKLDLLITDVGLPGGMNGRQVADAARQFRPDLKVLFVTGYAENAAVGNGLLDPGMEVMTKPFVMTELANKITEMIES; this is encoded by the coding sequence ATGCCCGAACCCCTATCCGACGGCTCGCCCGACCTCGCCTTCATCGCCGGAGGTGGCACGATGGGAGCGCTCATCCGTGCGCATGATTGGGCGCGGACGCCGCTTGGCGCGCCGACGGCTTGGCCGCAATCGCTTCGCTCGGCGCTGAGCATCTGCCTCCATTCCAGCTTTCCGACCGCGATTTACTGGGGGCCGGAGTTGCGGCTCCTGTACAACGACGCATGGGCGCCGATTCCGGCCGAGCGTCATCCCGGGGCGCTCGGCCAGCCCGCGAACGAGGTATGGTCCGACATCTGGAGCGTGGTCGGGCCGCAATTTGCCGCCGTGATGCGCGATGGGCAGGGCTTCGCGACCTTTGACCAGCTGCTACCGATGATGCGCGGCGGTGCGGTGCGCGAGACTTATTGGAACTACAGCTTCACCCCGATCTACGGCGAAAGCGGGAAGGTCGAGGGCGTGCTCAACCAGGGGCACGAGACCACCGAGCGCATTCTGTTCGAGCGCGATCGCGAGGCGGCGGCGGCGCGGCAGCGCCGGCTGTTCGAGCAGGCGCCCGGGTTCATCACGATCCTCAACGGGCCTACCCACGTCTTCGAATTCGTCAACGAAACCTATTGCAAACTGGCGGGTCGGCGCGACTTCGTCGGCAAGACCATCCGCGAGGTATTCCCCGAACTCGCGGGGCAGGGCTTCTACGAATGGCTCGACGAGGTCTATCAGACAGGCGAGCGGTTCGTGGCGGAGCGCGTGCCGATCGTACTCGACTATCCCGGCGCGCCGATCGGTGAACGCTACCTCGACTTCATCTACGAACCCGTGACCGACGAGACGGGGCGCGTGACCGGCATCTTCTGCGAAGGGTTTGACGTCACCGCAACGCATCTCGCGGAGCAGTCGCTACGCGAACAGAGCAATGCGTTGGAGACGCTCTACACCGTCGGCGCGGCACTGACCGGCGAGCTGGATCTGGAACGCTTGATCCAGATGGTCACCGATTCCGGGGTGGAGCTGACCGGTGCAAAGTACGGATCTTATTTCCACAACGTGATGGACGAGACGGGCGAGCGGCTGCACCTGTTCACCCTGTCGGGCGCGACGCGCGAGGACTTCACCAAATTGGGCCGCCCGCGCGCGACGGGCGTGTTCGGCCCGACGTTCCGCAACGAAGGGGTGATCCGGTCGCGCGATATCTTGGTCGATCCGCGCTACGGCCATCTCGGGCCGCATCACGGAATGCCCGTTGGCCATCTGCCGGTGCGCAGCTACCTAGCCGTCTCGGTCGTCTCGCGCACCGGCCTCGTGCTGGGCGGGCTGTTGTTCGGCCACCCCGAGCCCGATCGCTTTACCGACGAGCACGAGCGGCTGATCCTGGCGCTAGCGGCGCAAGCGGCGGTCGCGATCGACAATGCGCGGCTCTTTCAGGAAGTGCAGACCGTCAACGAAACGCTCGAGCAGCGCGTCGTCGAGCGGACCGCGGAACTGGCCGACGCACACGAGGCGCTGCGCCAGGCGCAGAAGATGGAGGCGGTAGGGCAGCTGACGGGCGGCATCGCGCACGATTTCAACAATCTGCTCGCCGGCATCAGCGGCAGCCTCGAGATCATCGAGCGCCGCTTGTCGCAGGGCCGCACCGACGGACTCGATCGCTTCATCAACGGCGCGCAGACCTCGGCGCAGCGCGCGGCGGCGCTGACGCAGCGGCTGCTCGCCTTCTCGCGCCGCCAGACGCTCGATCCCAAGCCGACCGACGTAAACCGGCTGGTGTTCGGCATGGAGGATCTGATCAGCCGTACTGTCGGGCCGGCGATCAAGGTCGAAGTCGTCGGCGCGGGCGGGCTGTGGCCGGCGAAGGTGGACGCGGCACAGCTGGAAAGTGCGCTGCTCAACCTTGCGATCAACGCGCGTGACGCGATGCCGGAAGGCGGCCGGCTGACGATCGAGACCGCCAACAAGTGGCTCGACGACCGCGCCTCGCGCGAGCGCGATCTGCCGGCCGGGCAATATCTGTCGATCTGCGTCACCGACACCGGCAGCGGCATCCCCGACACGATCATCGATCGCATCTTCGATCCGTTCTTCACCACCAAGCCGATCGGCCAGGGCACTGGCCTTGGCCTGTCGATGATCCACGGCTTCGTGCGCCAATCCGGGGGACAGGTGCGCGTCTACACCGAGCAGGACCACGGCACGACGATGTGCATCTATCTGCCGCGTTACAGTGGCGATCTGGTCGATGACGGCGAGCCGACCGGCGAGGACATCGCCGAAGCCGGCGCGGGCGAGACCGTCCTGGTCATCGATGACGAGGCGACGGTGCGGATGCTGATCGTCGAGGTATTGCAGGAGGCGGGCTATACCGCGATCGAGGCCGACGACGGGCCGAGCGGGCTCAGGATCCTGCAATCCGATACCAAGCTCGATCTGCTGATCACCGATGTCGGCCTGCCCGGCGGCATGAACGGCCGCCAGGTCGCCGATGCCGCGCGGCAGTTTCGCCCCGATCTCAAGGTGCTGTTCGTCACTGGCTATGCCGAGAATGCGGCGGTCGGCAACGGGTTGCTCGATCCCGGCATGGAAGTGATGACCAAGCCGTTCGTGATGACCGAACTGGCCAACAAGATCACCGAGATGATCGAGAGCTGA
- a CDS encoding M48 family metalloprotease, with protein MAALPLALLLATCGGPANDGTAVTPEDRTYGAEAHPQLLGSFGGAYAGEEADYVRAVGGRVATAAGLDGQCTFTLVNSDVVNAFAVPGCYIYVTRGLVAIVTSEAELASVLGHEVGHIVGRHAQRQERRSIWHTLGVIAVSVTGSDRLTRLVSQAAQYFGLRYSRTQEYEADDLGVGYLRSAGYDVYAAADMLGALQRQEAFMTVTRSRDSARGVPEWAMSHPLTESRIARARTTAQKTGLADDALPEEAERYLAEIDGLLYGDDPEQGFVIGRRFAHPIMRISFEAPAGFSLTNSPRAIRLAGPGGISGEFGGGPMRGGDVESYAQALVAHIVGDAPSEVTNGVATVINGLPAVIMQVQVAARNVSGGEGTVPLAIAVYDGGDGQVYHFIIASPPADASAAAVAALFQSFRRLSSAEAATLRPRFIRAVRVSAGETPDTLARRVDDPAPRALFDLLNGRRDDRGFRLGEIVKIVSYANGR; from the coding sequence TTGGCTGCCCTGCCGCTCGCTTTGCTGCTCGCCACGTGCGGCGGACCCGCGAACGACGGCACGGCGGTCACGCCGGAGGATCGCACTTATGGCGCGGAAGCGCACCCGCAACTGCTCGGCAGCTTCGGCGGCGCCTATGCGGGCGAGGAGGCGGATTATGTCCGCGCTGTCGGCGGGCGGGTCGCCACGGCCGCCGGGCTCGATGGCCAATGTACCTTCACGCTGGTCAACAGCGATGTCGTGAATGCCTTCGCCGTGCCCGGTTGCTACATCTACGTCACACGCGGCCTCGTGGCGATCGTGACGAGCGAGGCAGAGCTGGCCTCGGTGCTCGGCCATGAGGTCGGCCATATCGTCGGCCGCCACGCGCAGCGGCAGGAGCGGCGGTCGATCTGGCACACGCTGGGTGTCATCGCGGTCAGCGTCACAGGATCGGACCGGCTCACCCGGCTCGTGAGCCAGGCAGCGCAATATTTCGGGCTGCGCTATTCGCGGACACAGGAATATGAGGCCGACGATCTCGGCGTCGGCTATCTGCGCAGCGCCGGCTACGACGTCTATGCCGCCGCCGACATGCTCGGCGCGCTGCAGCGTCAGGAGGCGTTCATGACCGTCACGCGCAGCCGCGATAGCGCGCGCGGCGTGCCCGAATGGGCGATGAGCCACCCGCTCACAGAAAGCCGCATCGCGCGCGCCCGCACGACCGCGCAAAAGACCGGGCTCGCCGACGATGCACTTCCCGAGGAAGCCGAACGCTACCTCGCCGAGATCGATGGACTGCTCTACGGCGACGATCCGGAACAGGGCTTCGTGATCGGCCGGCGCTTCGCGCATCCGATCATGCGCATTTCCTTCGAGGCGCCGGCCGGCTTCTCGCTCACCAACAGCCCGCGGGCGATCCGGCTGGCGGGCCCCGGCGGTATCTCCGGCGAGTTCGGTGGCGGCCCGATGCGCGGCGGCGATGTGGAAAGCTATGCGCAGGCCCTTGTCGCGCATATCGTCGGCGATGCGCCGTCCGAGGTGACGAACGGTGTCGCGACCGTGATCAACGGCTTGCCCGCGGTCATCATGCAAGTGCAGGTCGCGGCGCGCAACGTGTCCGGCGGAGAGGGCACGGTGCCGCTCGCCATTGCCGTCTATGACGGTGGCGACGGCCAGGTGTACCATTTCATCATCGCGTCTCCTCCAGCGGATGCGAGCGCGGCGGCGGTGGCGGCGCTGTTCCAGTCGTTCCGGCGCCTCTCGTCGGCCGAAGCCGCGACGCTGCGCCCGCGCTTCATTCGCGCCGTGCGCGTGAGCGCGGGCGAGACGCCCGACACGCTCGCCCGCCGCGTCGACGACCCTGCCCCCCGCGCGCTGTTCGACCTGCTCAACGGCCGCCGTGACGACCGCGGCTTTCGCCTGGGCGAGATCGTGAAGATCGTGAGCTACGCCAACGGGCGCTGA
- a CDS encoding PepSY-associated TM helix domain-containing protein, whose translation MTNMTPMPQSLVKRALGGHAAIGLLVSAMLYLIALSGTIVVIHDRWQRWEQPAIAESGAVLSPAAAQAAMTAAVALDKGKPPTTHLYIRMPTDDLPRAVVTTDHAAWYVDGAGRVVGREGHAWTEFLIELHEYLHLPMTWGMIVVGALGVALAALVVTGVLAHPRIVRDAFSLRARHDPQVARADWHNRLGVWTLPFALAVALTGAFIGLGSVGFSMLARAYTGGDMEAVYAPIFGTEPTPNAAPAPLPNVAAALTAVATRVPEASPIYVIVHDPRTAGQHVQILAEHPRRLVYGESYQFGEDGTWHGPVGIAGGTLGQQSAGSAYNLHFGNYGGLVVELAYMLLGLALCAITATGTTLWLTKRQRRGLPSARMSACWTIVVWGTPLAIIGAAWLRGLAGPDAPLVAAFWGVLAVALIVAAARPAWVVAARLRDATFVATIVTGLGHAIVLRPDVGAVLALDAGLVAFGLFALMAPRWFVRPVTEARTGRVDDQVLRGSPTS comes from the coding sequence ATGACGAACATGACGCCGATGCCGCAGAGCTTAGTCAAGCGCGCGCTCGGCGGGCATGCCGCGATCGGGCTGCTGGTGAGCGCGATGCTGTATCTGATCGCACTTTCGGGCACGATCGTCGTGATCCACGATCGCTGGCAGCGCTGGGAACAGCCGGCGATCGCCGAAAGTGGTGCGGTGCTGTCGCCGGCCGCGGCGCAGGCGGCGATGACGGCGGCGGTGGCGCTCGACAAGGGCAAGCCACCCACGACTCACCTCTACATCCGCATGCCGACCGACGATCTGCCGCGCGCCGTCGTCACCACCGATCACGCCGCCTGGTATGTCGATGGCGCGGGGCGCGTGGTGGGGCGCGAGGGCCATGCGTGGACCGAGTTCCTGATCGAGCTGCACGAATATCTGCATCTGCCGATGACCTGGGGGATGATCGTCGTCGGCGCGCTGGGCGTGGCGCTCGCGGCGCTGGTCGTGACCGGTGTGCTCGCGCATCCGCGGATCGTGCGTGATGCCTTCTCGCTGCGCGCACGCCACGATCCGCAAGTCGCGCGCGCCGACTGGCACAATCGGCTGGGCGTGTGGACCCTGCCGTTCGCGCTTGCGGTCGCGCTGACCGGGGCGTTCATCGGGCTGGGCAGCGTCGGCTTTAGCATGCTGGCGCGCGCCTATACCGGCGGGGACATGGAGGCGGTGTATGCGCCTATCTTCGGCACTGAGCCGACGCCCAATGCCGCGCCCGCGCCGCTGCCGAACGTCGCCGCCGCGCTCACCGCCGTCGCGACGCGCGTACCCGAGGCGAGCCCGATCTACGTGATCGTCCATGATCCGCGGACGGCGGGGCAGCACGTGCAGATCCTCGCCGAGCATCCGCGGCGGCTGGTGTATGGCGAGTCCTATCAGTTCGGCGAGGACGGCACGTGGCACGGGCCGGTCGGGATCGCGGGCGGGACGCTGGGGCAGCAGTCGGCGGGATCGGCGTACAATCTGCACTTCGGCAATTACGGCGGGCTGGTGGTGGAGCTGGCGTATATGCTGCTCGGGCTGGCGCTGTGCGCGATCACCGCAACGGGCACGACGCTGTGGCTGACCAAGCGCCAGCGCCGCGGGCTGCCGAGCGCGCGGATGAGCGCATGCTGGACGATCGTGGTGTGGGGCACGCCGCTGGCGATCATCGGCGCGGCGTGGCTGCGCGGGCTGGCGGGGCCGGATGCGCCGCTGGTCGCAGCGTTCTGGGGCGTGCTGGCGGTGGCGCTAATCGTGGCGGCTGCGCGGCCGGCGTGGGTGGTTGCGGCACGGCTCCGCGATGCGACCTTCGTGGCGACGATCGTGACCGGGCTGGGACATGCGATCGTGCTGCGTCCGGACGTGGGCGCGGTGCTAGCGCTCGATGCGGGGCTGGTGGCGTTCGGGCTGTTCGCGCTGATGGCGCCGCGCTGGTTTGTGCGGCCGGTTACCGAGGCACGCACCGGTCGGGTGGACGATCAGGTCTTGCGCGGTTCGCCGACGTCATAG